Proteins encoded by one window of Shewanella avicenniae:
- the gshB gene encoding glutathione synthase yields the protein MIKLGIVMDPIAGINIKKDTSFAMLLAAQSRGYELFYMEMADLAMVEGEARANMRKLTVRQDANDWFSLEEAQELPLSDLDVILMRKDPPFDTEFIYATYMLERAEEAGTLIVNKPQSLRDANEKLFTAWFNEFTPITVVTRDAKRLRAFHQAHGDVILKPLDGMGGASIFRLKQDDANVGVIIETLTNHGQRYAMAQKYIPEIVDGDKRILVVDGEPMPYCLARIPQKGETRGNLAAGGSGRAQPLSESDWKIANAIGPELKKRGLIFVGLDVIGDKLTEINVTSPTCVREIEAAFEVDITGKLMDAIERRLSEKTKG from the coding sequence ATGATTAAACTGGGTATCGTGATGGACCCCATTGCGGGCATCAACATCAAGAAAGACACAAGCTTTGCTATGTTGTTGGCAGCGCAAAGCCGTGGTTATGAGCTGTTCTACATGGAAATGGCCGATCTGGCTATGGTGGAAGGTGAAGCCCGCGCCAACATGCGCAAGTTGACCGTGCGCCAAGACGCGAATGATTGGTTCAGCTTAGAAGAAGCACAAGAGCTGCCGCTGAGCGATCTTGACGTCATACTTATGCGTAAAGACCCACCGTTCGACACCGAATTTATCTACGCAACTTACATGCTTGAGCGCGCAGAAGAAGCTGGCACCTTGATTGTTAACAAGCCACAAAGCCTGCGTGACGCCAATGAAAAACTGTTCACCGCTTGGTTTAACGAATTCACACCAATTACCGTGGTGACTCGTGATGCCAAACGCCTGCGTGCCTTCCACCAAGCGCACGGCGACGTGATCCTCAAACCGTTAGACGGGATGGGTGGCGCATCGATTTTCCGCCTGAAACAAGACGATGCCAACGTTGGCGTCATTATCGAAACGCTGACCAATCACGGTCAACGTTACGCAATGGCGCAAAAATATATTCCTGAAATCGTCGATGGCGACAAACGCATTTTAGTGGTTGATGGCGAACCTATGCCGTACTGCTTAGCCCGTATTCCACAAAAAGGTGAAACCCGTGGCAACTTAGCAGCGGGCGGCAGCGGTCGCGCTCAACCGTTATCAGAAAGCGATTGGAAGATTGCCAATGCCATTGGTCCAGAGCTGAAAAAGCGGGGACTGATCTTTGTTGGACTCGATGTCATCGGTGACAAACTGACCGAAATTAACGTTACCAGCCCAACATGCGTGCGCGAAATTGAAGCCGCCTTCGAAGTGGATATTACCGGTAAATTAATGGATGCCATTGAGCGCCGTCTCAGCGAAAAGACTAAAGGATAA